The Nonlabens sp. Hel1_33_55 genome contains the following window.
AAGGTTATTTACAATATCCTGCTGTACTTGAATGGTTGCGGTAGCAGTCAAAGCCATGATAGGTGCGTCTGGCTTTAATGTTGCCACGGTAGCAATATGGCGATATGACGGTCTAAAGTCATGACCCCATTCACTAATGCAGTGTGCTTCATCCACTGCTATTAGGTTGACATTCATCAGTTTGATACGTTGTTGTACAAGAGGATGCTGCAATCGCTCTGGACTCATGTATAGAAACTTGTAGATATTCTTGCCGTTCTCATCAATAGCGTGAATGGCGTTATCCAGCATATCATCTAGGTCTTTGATCCTGACGGCTCCTGTGATGCCTATAGCTTTGATATCGCGTTTCTTGAGTTGCGCTACCTGATCTTTAATTAATGCGACCAAAGGTGAAATGACAATGCAAATACCTTCCATTTGTAACGCTGGTATTTGATAGCAAAGAGATTTCCCGCCGCCTGTAGGCAGTAATACTAGGCTGCTATTTCCCGATAGAGCATTTGAGATTACTTTTTCCTGTAAAGGTAGAAAGGACTCATACCCAAAAACACTGTTTAATATTTGCGTTGACCTTTCAATCAATGGCAGCGGTATTTAAAATAAATTCGAGACGTTCTTCAACACTTGCTTTAGGAACTTCATGAACATAGTAATCTAAGTCTTTATAATATTTAAGGAGTATGGAGCCTATAGTCATAGCTTGATCAAAGCTTTCATAACGCTCATTATCACTTTCATATATCTCTTCCCATGGCGGCAGGAAAAAAACAGAATCATATCTATATTTATTGGAAGCTTGCTCATAAGATTCTGGAATTTCATCACCTGTGAATTTATGATAAGCCGGTACATCTGGAATACCGCGATCATAGAAGTGGACACCTTTGGTTGCCTTTTTGTATTGATCAATACGACCTTTTAATAACTCATTGCTAAAAGCCATTGGATCTTTTAAAAATAATTGTTCAATTCCTTTTTCTTGGGCTCGCTTGGTAACCAGCCTTGATATTTCATGATGCACTTGATACCCTGCATTTTCAATCGAATTTATGATTGAGGTCTTTCCAGAGCCAGGACCACCAATCAATAAGATTCTTTTTATATTTTCCATAAACTACAAATTAAGGAAATCTCATGTTAGTAGTAGCGCTATCCTAATTATTATATTTGCATTTCTTATTACAACTATGAACGACCCAAAGTCAGAAGAATTCTACGAAAAGCTCAAATTACAGTTAGCAGACACAAGCCTATGGCCATCTAAATATCTTTACAAATTTATCGTGCCATCGCAGCAATCTAAAATTGATGAGATAGAAATCTTTTTTGACAACATGGGCGCTGTTATTACCACAAAAGAATCCAGTAAGGGAAAGTACACCAGTTTGTCAATTCTTGTCAATATGAAAAGCCCAGATCATGTGGTTGAAAAATATAAGGAAGTAGCAACCGTTGATGGTGTCATCTCATTATAGGCTGTCATTTACCTCTTTAAATCAATTTTATGTATGATTTAGATGTTTTTGCTTATTTTGCAGCACTTCACAATACCAATTACAGTCCATTTTGATATCATCCTTAGAATACAATACAGAGCGTAACCAGCTCAACATACCTGAATACGGTCGTCACATTCAAAAGCTAGTCGAGCATTGCAAAACCTTGGAATCCAAGGAAGAACGCAATCGCATGGCAAACGCCATCATAGGTGTGATGGGTAATTTGAACCCGCATTTAAGAGATGTGGCAGATTTCCAGCACAAGCTTTGGGACCAGTTTTTTATCATCGCAGATTTTGATCTAGACGTAGATTCCCCATATCCTTTACCCAATAAAGAAGATTTACTGGCACATCCTCCTAGAATGCCTTATCCACAAAAGAAGCCTAGATATCGTTTTTACGGAAACAATATCCAGAGTATGATCGATGTGGCTAGTTCATGGGAAAAAGGAGAAAAGCGTGAGGCATTGACTTTTATCATTGCTAACCACATGAAGAAATCCTTCCTTAACTGGAACAAGGATTCTGTAGATGATGCGGTTATTTTCAAGCACCTGTTTGAACTTAGTGATGGAAAAATAAATCTCGCTGCTAAAGATGAAGACTTATTGGAGTCAAAAGATTTGATCTACCGCAATACCAATACTAGACGTCACAACAATAACAACAATAATAATCGCAATCGTTCTAAAAAGGGAGGTCGCAGCAACAATAATAACAATAGACGTAGACGTAATTAAACCTCAATTGCGATAAGCGCTTTAATTTTAATCCTAATCTCACAGAGCGAGATTAGGATTTTTTTGTTTTGCAGTGATATCTATTCTGTTGATTACTTATTAATACTTCATTTTAAAAAGCAAGGAACTCTTTAACCAGATGTCTATTTTTAAATTTTAAACCTATTCTTTTTCATGGGAACATTCATAATAGAAGGCGGTCACGCACTTAAAGGAGATATTCAACCACAAGGAGCTAAAAACGAGGCATTACAAATCTTATGTGCCGTGCTCCTCACAGCAGAGCCTGTAACAATTAATAATGTACCAGACATTATTGATGTAAATAAACTGATTGACTTATTGAGCCATCTAGGTGTCAAGGTGACTAAGAATTCTAATTCATCATATACATTCCAAGCAGATAATGTAGATCTTGATTTTCTTCAATCTGAAGAATATAAAACCTTAGGTCGCGGCTTGCGCGGTTCGATAATGCTGGTAGGTCCTTTGTTGGCCCGTTTTGGAAAAGGGTTTATTCCTAGACCTGGTGGTGATAAAATAGGCCGCAGACGCTTAGATACTCATTTTGAAGGTTTTATCAAGTTAGGAGCAAAATTCCGTTACAATCGTGAAGAATATTTTTATGGAGTAGAGGCAGAGGAGCTTCAGGGAACAAACATGTTGCTGGATGAAGCATCTGTTACTGGTACAGCAAACATTGTGATGGCAGCCGTCATGGCAAAAGGAATTACTACAATCTATAATGCGGCTTGCGAGCCATACTTGCAACAGCTATGTAAAATGTTGGTGCGCATGGGTGCAAAGATCACCGGTATTGGATCCAATCTTTTGACGATTGAAGGAGTAAATGAGCTAGGCGGTACAGAGCATAGAATTCTTCCAGATATGATCGAGATAGGAAGCTGGATAGGCCTTGCGGCTATGACTAAAAGTGAGATC
Protein-coding sequences here:
- a CDS encoding AAA family ATPase: MENIKRILLIGGPGSGKTSIINSIENAGYQVHHEISRLVTKRAQEKGIEQLFLKDPMAFSNELLKGRIDQYKKATKGVHFYDRGIPDVPAYHKFTGDEIPESYEQASNKYRYDSVFFLPPWEEIYESDNERYESFDQAMTIGSILLKYYKDLDYYVHEVPKASVEERLEFILNTAAID
- a CDS encoding DUF4290 domain-containing protein yields the protein MISSLEYNTERNQLNIPEYGRHIQKLVEHCKTLESKEERNRMANAIIGVMGNLNPHLRDVADFQHKLWDQFFIIADFDLDVDSPYPLPNKEDLLAHPPRMPYPQKKPRYRFYGNNIQSMIDVASSWEKGEKREALTFIIANHMKKSFLNWNKDSVDDAVIFKHLFELSDGKINLAAKDEDLLESKDLIYRNTNTRRHNNNNNNNRNRSKKGGRSNNNNNRRRRN
- the murA gene encoding UDP-N-acetylglucosamine 1-carboxyvinyltransferase, whose amino-acid sequence is MGTFIIEGGHALKGDIQPQGAKNEALQILCAVLLTAEPVTINNVPDIIDVNKLIDLLSHLGVKVTKNSNSSYTFQADNVDLDFLQSEEYKTLGRGLRGSIMLVGPLLARFGKGFIPRPGGDKIGRRRLDTHFEGFIKLGAKFRYNREEYFYGVEAEELQGTNMLLDEASVTGTANIVMAAVMAKGITTIYNAACEPYLQQLCKMLVRMGAKITGIGSNLLTIEGVNELGGTEHRILPDMIEIGSWIGLAAMTKSEITIKNVAYDELGLIPSTFRKLGITIERRGDDIYIPAHTDGYEIQNYIDGSILTISDAPWPGFTPDLLSIVLVVATQARGSVLIHQKMFESRLFFVDKLIDMGAKIILCDPHRASVIGHDFNSSLKATTMTSPDIRAGISLLIAALSAKGTSTIHNIEQIDRGYQNIDARLKRIGAHIQRLS
- a CDS encoding DUF493 family protein produces the protein MNDPKSEEFYEKLKLQLADTSLWPSKYLYKFIVPSQQSKIDEIEIFFDNMGAVITTKESSKGKYTSLSILVNMKSPDHVVEKYKEVATVDGVISL